A region from the Pseudomonas sp. KU26590 genome encodes:
- a CDS encoding methyl-accepting chemotaxis protein, with protein sequence MTQRQSIRIPLSAQPRFLWFAFIPVVPAVAWILVQATSLPNLIACAALMLTGLGAGAWSAVSRRDAVLRAIALEQGDQSAAHAASNSMTSQVQLNEVLLGAMPIWARQVESSRHQTEEAIVNLTNRFIGIAARLQETVQASQRAAGELDGQTADGALEVLSLSESDLSQVINSLKAAQTSRDQTLAQVRGLTAYTGELRTMAADVAAIAAQTNLLALNAAIEAARAGEAGRGFAVVADAVRSLSSKSSETGQQMSAKVDIINNGITQLVHAASSSADQDSQSVAASENSIQVVLERFHNITGRLAESADLLKQESRGIGDEMTEVLVDLQFQDRVSQILSHVRDNMDDLHGHLLQASEAPDQATSIDAHQWLARMDATYATDEQRRTHRGETPVQQNSQDITFF encoded by the coding sequence ATGACCCAGCGTCAATCCATCCGCATCCCCCTTTCCGCTCAACCGCGCTTTCTCTGGTTCGCTTTCATTCCGGTCGTGCCTGCCGTTGCATGGATACTCGTCCAGGCAACCTCTCTCCCTAACCTCATTGCGTGCGCGGCACTGATGCTGACCGGCCTCGGCGCAGGCGCCTGGAGTGCTGTTTCCCGGCGTGACGCGGTGCTGCGAGCCATTGCGCTGGAGCAAGGGGATCAGTCAGCGGCGCACGCGGCCAGCAACAGCATGACCTCGCAGGTACAACTCAATGAGGTATTGCTGGGAGCGATGCCCATCTGGGCTCGGCAAGTGGAAAGCTCTCGGCATCAGACAGAAGAAGCGATTGTGAATCTGACCAATCGTTTTATCGGGATTGCCGCGCGATTGCAGGAAACGGTTCAGGCTTCCCAGCGCGCTGCCGGCGAACTGGACGGGCAAACCGCCGACGGAGCGCTTGAAGTGCTGTCCCTCAGCGAAAGCGATTTAAGCCAGGTGATCAATTCGCTCAAAGCCGCGCAAACCAGCCGCGACCAGACCCTGGCCCAGGTGCGCGGCCTCACCGCTTATACCGGCGAACTGCGCACCATGGCCGCTGACGTGGCGGCGATTGCCGCGCAGACCAACCTGCTGGCACTCAACGCGGCCATTGAAGCGGCCCGTGCAGGTGAAGCCGGTCGCGGCTTCGCCGTCGTGGCCGACGCGGTGCGCAGTTTGTCGAGCAAATCCAGCGAAACCGGCCAGCAGATGTCGGCCAAGGTCGACATCATCAATAACGGCATCACGCAATTGGTGCACGCCGCCTCCAGCAGCGCCGACCAAGACAGCCAATCGGTGGCCGCGTCAGAAAACAGCATCCAAGTCGTGCTCGAGCGTTTTCATAACATCACTGGGCGCCTGGCCGAATCCGCGGACCTGCTCAAGCAGGAAAGCCGTGGCATTGGTGACGAGATGACGGAGGTGCTGGTCGACCTGCAATTCCAGGACCGTGTGAGCCAGATCCTCAGCCATGTGCGAGACAACATGGACGACTTGCATGGCCACCTGCTCCAGGCCAGCGAGGCCCCGGACCAGGCGACGTCCATCGATGCCCACCAGTGGCTGGCGCGCATGGACGCCACCTATGCCACTGACGAGCAGCGGCGCACCCATCGTGGAGAGACGCCTGTGCAGCA
- a CDS encoding cyclophilin-like fold protein, with amino-acid sequence MRDNRFALFTQAHVGGARGLTRAFGLLFSLTALSESNASPANNVGPAPAATSAIVQQAQSRIWMTVRDKRFAITLADTQAAREFAALLPLSIDMPDLNQNEKHAELPTSLPTNPIRPGTIHSGDLMLYGARTLVAFYVTFTSPYSYTRLGRIDDPAELARVFGSDAARISFSKQ; translated from the coding sequence ATGCGCGACAACCGATTCGCCCTGTTCACTCAAGCTCATGTCGGGGGCGCAAGGGGGCTGACGCGGGCCTTTGGACTTCTTTTCAGCCTGACAGCGTTGAGCGAAAGCAATGCTTCGCCTGCGAATAACGTGGGCCCTGCCCCGGCAGCCACCTCAGCCATCGTGCAGCAGGCACAATCCCGTATCTGGATGACTGTTCGCGACAAGCGCTTCGCGATTACCCTGGCTGATACGCAGGCAGCACGGGAGTTTGCCGCCCTTCTCCCCCTCTCCATCGATATGCCTGACCTGAATCAAAACGAGAAACACGCTGAACTGCCGACATCGCTGCCGACGAATCCGATTCGCCCCGGCACGATCCACAGCGGCGACCTGATGTTGTACGGGGCACGCACCCTCGTCGCGTTCTACGTCACTTTCACCTCGCCGTATTCCTACACTCGGCTGGGCCGCATCGACGACCCTGCCGAACTGGCCCGCGTATTTGGCAGCGATGCAGCACGCATCAGTTTTTCGAAACAATAA
- a CDS encoding MFS transporter: protein MRTAERQRAEPEISRPDRGVWSAVGAMAMCVSMLISSEFMPVSLLTPIASDLGATQGMAGQAISISGLFAVVTSLFMSVIAGRIDRRYVLIGLTTLMLASLILIAEAPSFLVLMIARAVLGIAIGGFWALSTATVMRLVPSDTVPKALGIIFTGNAIATAFAAPIGSYLGGIIGWRGVFWGLVPLVLINLLWQWISLPSMPPKSAGSVRQLFALLRRRHVAFGMMAVMLTFAGAFSAFTYFRPFLETYTQATTPQLSLFLLGLGVAGFAGTYAGTALVNERMYALLRWLPLLLAAVTLLMLLFGHLKPGVAVAMISWGGLNAAIPVAWSTWLSKSVSDDPESGGGLLVAAIQLSIMVGGALGGLLLDHVSIAATFMGAAALLVLGALIVGNGSRLRG, encoded by the coding sequence ATGCGTACTGCTGAGCGACAAAGAGCCGAGCCTGAAATCTCCAGGCCTGATCGAGGTGTGTGGAGCGCCGTGGGTGCGATGGCCATGTGCGTGTCCATGCTGATCTCCTCCGAGTTCATGCCGGTCAGTCTGCTGACACCGATTGCCTCCGACCTCGGGGCGACCCAGGGGATGGCCGGCCAGGCAATCTCGATTTCGGGCTTGTTTGCCGTCGTCACCAGCCTGTTCATGTCCGTCATCGCCGGGCGCATTGATCGTCGATACGTGTTGATCGGCTTGACCACTCTGATGCTGGCCTCGTTGATCCTGATTGCCGAGGCGCCGAGCTTCCTGGTCCTGATGATTGCGCGCGCCGTGCTGGGGATCGCCATCGGCGGGTTCTGGGCACTGTCCACGGCGACGGTCATGCGGCTCGTGCCTTCCGACACCGTGCCCAAAGCCCTCGGCATCATTTTCACGGGCAACGCCATCGCCACGGCATTTGCTGCGCCCATCGGCAGCTACCTGGGCGGCATCATCGGCTGGAGAGGCGTGTTCTGGGGACTGGTGCCGCTGGTGCTGATCAACCTGCTGTGGCAATGGATCAGCCTTCCGTCCATGCCGCCCAAGTCGGCGGGCTCGGTCCGTCAATTGTTTGCGCTGCTGCGTCGTCGCCACGTGGCGTTCGGCATGATGGCTGTGATGTTGACCTTCGCCGGGGCGTTCTCGGCCTTCACCTACTTTCGACCCTTCCTTGAAACCTACACGCAGGCGACGACCCCGCAGCTGTCGCTGTTTCTGTTGGGGCTCGGTGTCGCAGGTTTTGCCGGCACCTATGCGGGGACGGCGCTGGTCAATGAGCGGATGTATGCGCTGTTGCGCTGGCTGCCCTTGCTGTTGGCGGCGGTGACGCTGTTGATGCTGCTGTTCGGCCACCTCAAGCCTGGGGTCGCGGTGGCAATGATCTCCTGGGGCGGGCTGAACGCCGCGATTCCCGTGGCCTGGTCAACCTGGCTCAGCAAAAGCGTCAGTGACGACCCGGAAAGCGGCGGGGGCTTGCTGGTCGCAGCGATTCAGCTGTCGATCATGGTCGGTGGCGCCCTGGGCGGCCTGCTGCTGGATCACGTCTCCATTGCCGCGACGTTCATGGGCGCTGCCGCATTGCTGGTGCTGGGGGCGTTGATCGTCGGGAATGGCAGTCGCTTGCGCGGCTAA
- a CDS encoding LysR family transcriptional regulator has protein sequence MQLTRANLADFMYFLAVARHLSFSRAGLEVGISPSALSHAIKALEARLGVRLLNRTTRNVTLTAAGQELLASIREPIDRIDQAMEVLNRYRDEPTGRIKLNVFSDAALLLLAPVLPLFGERYPNIEVDISISNSMVDVVEGGFDAGMRFGATVPEGMIAHRLSPDVRWVVAGTPDYLRKWGTPVHPEDLKQHRCLKFKVGTGKIFDWEFEKEGVQLAIPVFGGVILDETRMAIALACAGSGLIYAAEPILAPYVKSGSLELVLEDWASVSPGFHIYYSSYRQQPLGLRLLIDMIRDIAPLG, from the coding sequence ATGCAGCTCACCCGTGCCAACCTCGCCGATTTTATGTACTTCCTGGCCGTCGCCCGGCATTTGAGTTTCAGCCGTGCGGGATTGGAAGTCGGCATCAGTCCTTCGGCCCTCAGCCATGCGATCAAGGCGCTGGAAGCCAGGCTTGGCGTGCGCTTGCTGAACCGGACCACCCGCAATGTGACGTTGACCGCTGCCGGTCAGGAGTTGCTGGCGTCGATTCGTGAGCCCATCGACCGCATCGACCAGGCGATGGAAGTGCTCAACCGTTACCGGGACGAGCCCACGGGTAGGATCAAGCTGAATGTGTTCAGCGACGCCGCCCTGTTGCTGCTGGCGCCCGTACTGCCGCTGTTCGGTGAGCGTTACCCGAACATCGAAGTGGATATTTCGATCTCCAACAGCATGGTCGATGTGGTGGAAGGCGGCTTCGACGCCGGCATGCGCTTTGGCGCGACGGTGCCTGAAGGAATGATCGCCCACCGTCTGTCCCCGGACGTGCGCTGGGTGGTCGCCGGCACACCCGACTACCTGCGCAAATGGGGCACCCCCGTTCACCCTGAGGACCTGAAGCAACACCGCTGCCTGAAGTTCAAGGTCGGCACCGGCAAAATATTCGATTGGGAATTCGAGAAAGAGGGCGTGCAACTCGCGATCCCGGTGTTCGGTGGCGTGATTCTCGACGAGACGCGAATGGCGATTGCATTGGCCTGCGCGGGCAGTGGACTGATTTACGCCGCTGAACCGATCCTTGCGCCTTACGTGAAAAGTGGTTCCCTTGAATTGGTGCTTGAGGACTGGGCGTCCGTGAGTCCGGGGTTCCACATTTACTACTCCAGCTATCGCCAACAACCGCTAGGGCTGCGTCTGCTGATCGACATGATCCGGGACATCGCGCCGTTAGGGTGA